In Fusarium poae strain DAOMC 252244 chromosome Unknown contig_2, whole genome shotgun sequence, a single genomic region encodes these proteins:
- a CDS encoding uncharacterized protein (TransMembrane:10 (i152-175o187-206i349-373o385-414i849-871o877-898i928-949o988-1004i1025-1047o1053-1073i)) produces MSDAAKSHLAAAAKVLPSGITSDLGNRDGTSSSHAQDQRRPSVSRSSASSLYHSSSVSPESELQIQFQTLSLQVSQARSTSEWRRSLTLEGNQMNKDCLSNLDYHKVGVDQLCQQLNVDLNNGLSTNAAKVRLSRDGKNILPQPETKYMRKIIVSLFGGFCSVLWVGVVIFFLCWQPLSNPPSAQNLALAILILVVIFVQASFSGFQDWSTAKVMNSILGLLPVDAKVRRDGQVCKLPATELVVGDIIHLSIGDKVPADVRIATCSGGIRFDRSILTGESVEVAGTIDPTDNSILETQNIAYMGTTVLDGSAIGVVILTGSRSVIGRITHSTMAIKEEPTLIQREVWRFVRIIIAMTIALPSLILITWAAWLRTDHKGFLTLPEILVNAMSCIIAFMPVGLPVAVSLTLMLIALSMRAANVLPKSLSTVETLGCVNVICSDKTGTLTQGCMSVNTVCFVDHIFSSPEEFSRSKESTEATEALLRAAILCNDAFFEPSTINLPVYERRVFGNSTDSAMLRFAAANAPVESPWRNMAPIFQIPFNSKNKWMLSLFPVGPNSSKLSGFTPQAGTSYHVIIKGAPDVLFPACSSYWSMETSTVRPLTPEIRKQLRELQDRLSRHGERVLLLCEKNMTCINSPKMNVFSEEVRNTAISNLTIIGIFGLIDRPRPEVPGIVAKCRSAGIRYFMVTGDYALTAVAIARDIGIISREKEPDTMHSLHTPRDIQNAGIEQLAEGLPRCLVLEGAQLAELGQSDWDIVCDYDEVVFARTTPEQKLLIVTELQNRHNVVAVTGDGVNDAPALRGADVGVAIASGSDVAIEAADLVVMDSFSSMIDAIRLGRLVFQNLQKVIAYLLPAGSWSEIWPVILNVFFGTPLPLSAFLMIIICVFTDLFLSMSLIKEKEEYDLMLEKPRDHRKQHLVTWKLYSQAYLFTGTMETVTAHAMTFLYMWRYAKIPVFELFFLYEEWTDGYRGYTEDQLTHFRNTGQCVHFVTIMFLQWGNLLAVRNRRLSIVQANPFTKKHRNPWLALSMLTSLCIAVFVTEVPGIQSLFDTASVPIEFWLIPIPLAFGVLFMDEMRKFIVRTWPKSFVARAAW; encoded by the exons ATGTCAGACGCTGCCAAATCTCATCTTGCGGCTGCAGCAAAAGTTTTGCCTTCTGGCATCACCTCTGACTTAGGCAATAGAGATGGGACATCTTCCTCTCATGCTCAAGACCAACGGCGCCCCTCCGTTTCTCGTAgctcagcctcaagtctctatCACAGTTCTTCTGTTTCGCCTGAATCGGAGCTACAGATCCAATTCCAGACCCTCTCTTTACAAGTCAGCCAGGCTAGGAGCACCTCGGAATGGAGACGAAGTCTTACTCTGGAAGGCAATCAGATGAACAAGGATTGCTTGTCCAATCTTGATTATCACAAGGTTGGAGTGGACCAACTCTGCCAGCAGCTCAATGTTGACCTCAATAATGGCCTGTCAACCAATGCTGCGAAGGTCCGACTGAGCCGCGATGGAAAGAACATACTTCCCCAGCCGGAAACAAAGTATATGCGCAAAATTATTGTCTCTCTATTTGGCGGCTTCTGTTCTGTCCTATGGGTTGGCGTGGTAATCTTCTTTCTCTGCTGGCAGCCACTATCAAACCCTCCTTCTGCTCAAAACCTGGCTCTCGCTATTCTCATcttggtcgtcatcttcgtccAGGCCTCCTTTTCTGGCTTTCAGGATTGGTCGACGGCGAAGGTTATGAACTCGATCCTGGGTCTCCTACCGGTAGATGCCAAGGTCCGGCGTGATGGACAAGTGTGTAAGCTACCTGCTACGGAGTTGGTTGTTGGCGACATTATCCACCTTAGCATCGGCGACAAGGTCCCAGCGGACGTCCGAATCGCGACATGCTCTGGAGGCATCCGATTCGACCGGTCTATACTGACTGGCGAATCTGTTGAAGTTGCTGGAACGATTGATCCAACGGACAATAGCATTCTGGAGACGCAAAACATTGCATATATGGGCACAACTGTTCTAGATGGCAGCGCTATTGGTGTTGTTATTTTAACAGGCTCGCGAAGTGTAATTGGAAGAATCACTCACTCGACTATGGCTATCAAAGAAGAGCCCACCCTAATACAACGCGAGGTCTGGCGATTTGTACGGATTATTATTGCTATGACGATTGCTCTCCCTTCTCTCATCCTTATTACATGGGCTGCCTGGCTCCGTACAGACCATAAAGGCTTCTTAACTCTTCCTGAGATCCTGGTCAACGCGATGAGTTGCATCATTGCCTTTATGCCAGTAGGCTTACCGGTTGCCGTTTCGCTTACACTCATGCTTATTGCACTGAGCATGAGGGCAGCTAATGTCTTACCAAAATCCTTATCAACTGTTGAAACCCTCGGGTGCGTCAATGTCATCTGCTCCGACAAAACAGGGACATTGACGCAGGGATGCATGTCTGTCAATACTGTCTGCTTTGTGGACCATATCTTCTCATCACCAGAAGAGTTCAGCCGGTCAAAGGAGTCAACAGAGGCAACAGAGGCGCTTTTACGCGCTGCAATACTGTGCAATGATGCGTTCTTTGAGCCATCGACCATAAATCTCCCCGTCTATGAGAGAAGGGTTTTCGGCAATTCTACAGATAGTGCTATGCTGCGTTTCGCAGCAGCCAACGCACCAGTAGAGAGCCCGTGGAGGAACATGGCCCCTATCTTCCAAATTCCATTTAACTCAAAGAACAAGTGGATGCTGTCGCTTTTCCCAGTTGGCCCCAATTCCTCAAAGCTCTCGGGTTTCACTCCACAAGCGGGGACATCTTATCATGTTATTATTAAAGGAGCACCTGATGTTCTCTTCCCAGCCTGTTCGAGCTACTGGTCCATGGAGACAAGTACCGTCCGTCCATTAACTCCAGAAATCAGGAAGCAGCTAAGGGAGCTTCAAGATCGCCTCTCGCGACACGGAGAGCGCGTTTTACTCCTCTGTGAAAAGAACATGACATGCATCAATTCTCCAAAGATGAATGTATTCAGCGAAGAGGTGAGGAACACAGCTATCAGCAACCTGACCATTATCGGTATCTTCGGTCTCATTGACCGTCCAAGACCTGAGGTTCCCGGGATAGTGGCCAAGTGCCGATCTGCTGGTATTCGATACTTCATGGTCACTGGCGACTACGCTCTGACTGCTGTTGCTATCGCCAGAGACATTGGTATTATTTCAAGAGAGAAGGAGCCTGATACCATGCACTCTCTTCACACACCCCGGGATATACAAAACGCCGGAATTGAACAGCTTGCTGAAGGACTTCCTCGGTGTCTGGTTCTTGAAGGCGCACAACTCGCAGAGCTCGGCCAATCTGATTGGGATATCGTCTGTGACTACGATGAGGTTGTCTTCGCGCGCACTACACCGGAACAGAAGCTGCTGATTGTAACTGAGCTCCAAAACCGCCATAACGTCGTGGCAGTGACAGGAGATGGCGTTAATGATGCCCCTGCTCTGCGCGGTGCAGATGTTGGTGTTGCCATTGCTAGCGGTTCCGATGTTGCTATTGAAGCTGCCGACCTGGTGGTTATGGACTCATTTAGCTCCATGATCGACGCAATCCGTCTTGGTCGCCTTGTTTTCCAGAATCTGCAAAAGGTTATTGCATATCTTCTTCCAGCTGGCAGTTGGTCCGAGATATGGCCAGTTATTCTAAACGTCTTCTTTGGAACTCCGCTGCCGCTAAGCGCCTTTCTTATGATTATCATTTGCGTTTTTACAGATCTATTCCTCAGTATGTCTCTTAttaaggagaaggaggaataCGATCTTATGTTAGAGAAGCCTAGGGACCATCGCAAGCAGCACCTCGTCACTTGGAAGCTGTACTCCCAAGCTTACCTATTTACTGGGACTATGGAGACGGTGACTGCACATGCGATGACCTTTCTATACATGTGGCGTTATGCGAAGATTCCAGTATTTgagctcttcttcctttaTGAGGAGTGGACCGATGGATATCGCGGGTACACTGAGGACCAATTAACTCATTTCAGAAACACGG GCCAATGCGTTCACTTTGTGACTATCATGTTCCTGCAGTGGGGTAACCTTCTCGCTGTGCGCAATCGCCGCCTGAGCATTGTCCAGGCTAATCCATTTACAAAGAAGCACCGCAACCCGTGGTTGGCGCTCAGCATGCTCACCAGCCTCTGCATTGCTGTCTTCGTCACAGAGGTACCTGGAATCCAGAGCCTCTTTGACACAGCATCGGTGCCCATTGAGTTCTGGCTCATCCCGATACCCCTGGCATTTGGGGTGTTGTTTATGGATGAGATGCGCAAGTTTATTGTGAGGACTTGGCCCAAGTCCTTCGTTGCGCGGGCTGCTTGGTAG
- a CDS encoding uncharacterized protein (TransMembrane:1 (o1534-1552i)) → MTGIHQEISLSLDQHSWLEKLHLHFNLPEPAIICTLCGYALAAGDDRVGRHLGEKHQISKAARQKLNTLVNSLKLPSPDRLPRRQDGSVPHPHLRIQNGKACRHCGFRSINSEVLSKHIRALHKPELAATRSVGKHWLRDHIHDNLSLQSWTFNDVKRAWIVIEPVRVGAAESRSGDRPLQPAPNSIQHFANQLLEEEQKRLGLHSAVVEIPAGEINASSQAMVTNWMRRTGWERIFECADCPILISLSALPKTIPLETVNYLGMHKRQRLSISATDESRISYIVAALDRLLDQCGETVRFTDVSVRRWLRGRLPDRPYKAPFELVSQAKSERVYRNEFKRCISFWLRVWRLPPTVSRSVLGRSLLKHQKTMLEELWLDSCWDEPNDDVDDIYNIAADIVEEDIDLELEYDVMSEFSEYASTSEASETESSGDDESDLESQRGGASSPQVFGEDRNCTASHISSSRETYDSYDRSVDAVLRFFYQAVIEDFEDGLSSSTLLVYFSAVRGLSSEEGHGYLRPARYTPILSRLIYCTRLIFLEAILPRRAHPHAGFAARPRYGQLAALNAIRVDHMCDGTLSPLGEFFSLLAYGMSLQRSEGPAYHFDWSEDGQTISWDGNIELSMGQFRSLAHEAFRQVTIQCQRLMYGFEPEDPEMGGLRDRLSKTSPGYSFLTDPQNRLEELYLTVFMRACTAPVDGLLKTKQHGSGSDWDVDAAQAYLYSHDACLKTMMVLAQLDSGQGARVSELLTLEQANTRSRLRGIGIFGGKIFSITRHHKSRLTTNREFQVARFFSIEVATLLYRYLVYIRPTAYAILLRCFGHESQGTLIFAPISKNARWTTRVFTEELKRLSRGVLGTDVEIGVQLYRQLSIAITERHPIPWRDGVQAQQVCHWGHGKRWFEVGRIIHGDDQQQKTGQGQEDNETVREHETAMQFFKGIHDDDEKAFETEADGNIQNVNEKWDAAAWLNRCGWPRHLEGIDPNRLRALLRPIGDDEHVLQRMWEIFEQVLEDAYDATMRECYPGTAELFEIARKEIHITTTKPFQGLMEPDAWERYKSRWRQLLCIWKRYDAWVVTDTSGGSDVSTDGDDSSTSSGSSSNSTSSSRSSSPSVIGDSMGPRPPYKMTRQQEEAWNEFNHGVTQVVTGGDIKGRYTPERLQRSCLDAVVQFLDHPFKNGNHYDSIVISALAVMGLGEGGGWMPVVSYTTIYSAVIKVARYLVLYQSILERQGQVRQLSQWGSKQQAEEDAEGLFQIVRRKVRRFMVRMPEGEDAQPSPMNWIINTRTYGMQIRYSTPGSETIDWRGDQIIHGRVRIRMSEISDMLHGLVGEARQTLLRLTSGRVGADDGDDSNNGNDGRDAEEEEEEEEEEEGEKESMQQWPPSSDVLPFIPWSKIQDRHGESTLEHSFLRDEENQCWVKKGEGWVRDQIETSVSRGKIWLARPLNEQCPYQEQAIRGYSRLIEQFRSQLFMLMHMLGGQPARLTEILGLRMWNTMNGGVRNIFIHEGMVCFVTMYHKGFRQTDKVKVIHRYLQREVGELLVWYMWLVLPFWQKVQRRMKMKNRRSAFLWADEVVSKEGQKESKVWHVKVRKGGLEQVERQKAKEEEAAFMDWFREPKWTSDRVRRVLQRYSTQFSGQEINISAWRQMATGISNRYLNKMFKGGHEDSGGGGELGEDDEGDRWGGDLVNSIQDLQAGHGSHIAGLIYARLFGQGEFGTMRSRDEFRKASMQWHRFFGFGAEDRVEQLGGKRIRFERAVGADDGSVGDVQRVTGVGDPGRGARGVADRTGDTDGWREEFDVHVAGILHAGRGDGGDHAVGSVRR, encoded by the exons ATGACCGGAATTCATCAAGAAATCTCACTAAGTCTGGATCAACACTCTTGGCTCGAGAAGCTCCATCTTCACTTTAATTTGCCAGAGCCAGCCATTATCTGCACGCTATGTGGCTACGCGCTTGCGGCTGGCGATGACCGCGTCGGGAGGCACCTCGGCGAGAAACATCAAATCTCCAAAGCAGCCCGCCAGAAACTGAACACCTTGGTGAACTCACTCAAGCTCCCTAGCCCCGATAGACTTCCTAGGCGACAAGACGGCTCTGTGCCACATCCCCATCTACGAATCCAAAATGGCAAGGCTTGCAGGCACTGCGGCTTTCGTTCTATAAACTCAGAGGTCTTATCGAAGCATATCAGGGCACTGCACAAACCGGAACTTGCTGCCACGAGGAGCGTAGGGAAACATTGGCTACGAGATCATATCCATGACAATCTTTCTCTGCAGAGCTGGACATTCAATGATGTCAAGAGAGCTTGGATCGTCATAGAACCCGTTCGTGTGGGAGCTGCTGAGAGCCGATCTGGTGATAGACCACTACAGCCAGCGCCAAATTCCATACAGCATTTTGCTAATCAACTACTGGAAGAAGAACAGAAACGCCTAGGTCTACACTCTGCTGTCGTCGAAATACCTGCGGGAGAGATCAATGCATCGTCACAGGCAATGGTGACAAATTGGATGCGCCGGACAGGTTGGGAGAGAATTTTTGAATGCGCCGACTGCCCGATACTCATATCTCTCTCGGCCTTGCCCAAGACGATACCGCTAGAGACTGTGAACTATCTGGGGATGCATAAAAGACAGAGGCTAAGCATCTCGGCTACAGATGAGTCCAGAATCTCATATATCGTTGCTGCCCTGGACCGGCTACTCGACCAATGCGGTGAGACAGTGAGATTCACCGATGTGAGCGTTAGACGATGGCTACGCGGCCGCCTTCCGGACCGTCCTTACAAGGCACCATTCGAGCTCGTGTCTCAAGCTAAATCTGAACGGGTATACCGGAACGAGTTCAAACGTTGTATCAGCTTTTGGCTTCGTGTCTGGAGACTGCCACCCACCGTATCTCGGTCTGTTCTAGGACGCTCCTTATTAAAGCATCAAAAAACAATGCTAGAAGAACTCTGGCTTGACTCATGCTGGGATGAACCGAATGACGATGTCGATGACATATATAATATAGCCGCGGATATAGTGGAGGAAGATATAGACTTAGAGCTAGAATATGATGTCATGTCCGAGTTCTCTGAGTATGCAAGCACTAGCGAGGCTTCTGAAACAGAAAGTTCGGGTGATGACGAATCTGACCTTGAAAGTCAGCGGGGTGGAGCTTCTAGTCCTCAAGTCTTCGGCGAGGACAGGAACTGCACGGCTTCTCATATATCCAGTTCCCGAGAGACATATGATAGTTACGATCGATCTGTGGATGCAGTATTGCGATTCTTCTACCAGGCGGTCATAGAGGACTTTGAGGATGGTCTGTCAAGCTCGACCTTGCTTGTTTACTTCAGTGCTGTCCGGGGACTTTCTAGTGAAGAGGGGCACGGATACTTGCGACCTGCCCGATATACCCCTATACTGTCCCGACTGATCTACTGCACACGGCTGATATTCCTGGAGGCCATCCTACCTAGGCGGGCTCATCCTCATGCCGGCTTTGCCGCAAGACCTCGGTACGGCCAGCTTGCAGCCCTAAATGCCATTCGTGTCGACCATATGTGTGATGGCACTCTATCGCCGCTTGGTGAGTTCTTCAGCCTCTTGGCATATGGGATGAGCCTTCAACGGAGTGAGGGTCCTGCATATCACTTTGACTGGAGTGAGGATGGACAAACGATCTCGTGGGATGGAAACATAGAACTATCTATGGGACAGTTCCGCAGCCTAGCCCATGAGGCATTCCGCCAAGTCACAATCCAATGCCAACGTTTGATGTATGGCTTCGAGCCAGAGGATCCGGAAATGGGAGGGTTACGTGACCGGTTATCAAAGACAAGCCCTGGCTATTCCTTTCTCACGGATCCTCAAAACAGGTTAGAGGAGCTTTACCTGACTGTATTCATGAGAGCATGCACGGCTCCTGTGGACGGTCTCCTCAAGACCAAACAGCATGGCTCAGGCAGCGATTGGGATGTTGATGCGGCACAGGCATACCTTTATAGCCATGATGCCTGTCTTAAGACTATGATGGTTCTCGCGCAGCTTGATAGCGGCCAGGGTGCTCGGGTCTCAGAGCTTCTTAcacttgaacaggcaaatacgAGATCGAGGCTTAGGGGAATAGGCATCTTTGGCGGGAAGATATTCTCGATCACCCGTCACCATAAATCTCGTTTGACTACGAACCGCGAGTTTCAGGTCGCAAGGTTCTTCTCTATAGAAGTCGCCACGCTGTTATATAGGTATCTTGTCTATATACGCCCGACAGCATATGCCATCCTACTTCGATGCTTCGGACATGAGTCGCAGGGCACTCTTATCTTTGCGCCTATCTCTAAGAATGCAAGATGGACTACACGGGTCTTCACTGAGGAGCTGAAGCGACTGAGCCGAGGTGTCCTAGGGACAGACGTGGAGATTGGTGTACAGCTATATCGGCAGCTATCGATAGCCATCACTGAGCGGCAT CCGATCCCGTGGAGAGACGGGGTGCAAGCCCAGCAGGTATGCCATTGGGGTCACGGCAAACGATGGTTCGAGGTTGGCCGGATCATTCACGGCGACGATCAGCAGCAAAAGacaggtcaaggtcaagaggACAACGAGACGGTTCGCGAGCACGAGACCGCCATGCAGTTTTTCAAGGGCATccacgacgatgacgagaaAGCATTCGAGACCGAGGCCGACGGCAACATCCAGAACGTCAATGAAAAGTGGGATGCCGCGGCGTGGTTGAACCGATGCGGTTGGCCCCGTCATTTGGAGGGCATCGACCCCAACCGTTTACGGGCGTTGTTGCGGCCGATCGGGGACGATGAACATGTTTTGCAGAGAATGTGGGAGATATTTGAGCAGGTGTTGGAGGACGCATATGATGCAACGATGCGGGAATGTTATCCCGGCACGGCCGAGTTATTCGAGATCGCGCGGAAGGAAATACACATCACGACAACGAAGCCGTTCCAAGGGTTAATGGAGCCCGATGCGTGGGAGCGATACAAATCCCGGTGGCGGCAGTTATTATGCATTTGGAAGCGATACGATGCGTGGGTCGTGACAGATACGAGTGGCGGCAGTGATGTATCAACGGATGGAGACGACAGCAGCACaagcagcggcagcagcagcaatagCACCAGCAGTAGCCGCAGCAGTAGCCCATCCGTTATCGGTGACAGCATGGGGCCGCGTCCACCATACAAGATGACGAGGCAGCAAGAGGAGGCATGGAATGAATTCAATCACGGGGTCACACAAGTTGTCACAGGGGGCGATATAAAAGGCAGATACACACCCGAGCGATTACAGCGGAGTTGTTTGGATGCCGTGGTACAATTTTTAGACCATCCATTCAAGAACGGCAACCATTATGACAGCATCGTCATCAGCGCATTGGCCGTCATGGGGTTAGGCGAGGGCGGCGGATGGATGCCCGTTGTCAGTTATACAACGATATATTCAGCCGTCATCAAGGTGGCACGGTATTTGGTTTTATACCAGTCGATATTAGAGCGTCAGGGGCAGGTGCGACAGTTAAGCCAGTGGGGCAGCAAGCAGCAGGCGGAGGAGGATGCCGAAGGGTTATTCCAGATCGTGCGGCGTAAAGTCAGGCGTTTCATGGTCCGGATGCCCGAGGGAGAGGATGCCCAGCCGTCGCCGATGAATTGGATCATCAACACGAGAACATACGGCATGCAAATCCGGTATTCGACGCCCGGGTCGGAGACGATCGATTGGCGCGGAGATCAAATCATCCACGGGCGGGTTCGGATCAGGATGAGCGAGATATCCGATATGTTGCATGGTTTGGTGGGAGAGGCACGTCAGACATTATTGCGGTTGACCAGCGGCCGCGTGGGAGCCGACGACGGTGATGACAGCAATAACGGCAATGACGGTAGAGAtgcagaagaggaagaggaagaggaagaggaggaagagggtgAGAAGGAGAGCATGCAGCAGTGGCCACCGAGTTCAGACGTTTTGCCGTTCATACCGTGGTCCAAGATCCAAGACCGGCATGGCGAGAGCACGTTAGAGCATTCGTTTTTACGTGACGAGGAGAATCAATGTTGGGTTAAGAAGGGGGAAGGGTGGGTACGAGATCAGATCGAAACATCCGTATCGAGGGGCAAGATATGGTTGGCCCGGCCGTTGAACGAGCAGTGTCCGTATCAGGAGCAAGCGATCCGAGGGTACAGCCGATTAATCGAGCAGTTCCGATCCCAATTATTCATGTTGATGCATATGCTGGGGGGCCAGCCGGCACGGTTGACCGAGATTTTAGGATTACGGATGTGGAACACAATGAACGGCGGCGTGCGCAACATATTCATCCACGAAGGTATGGTTTGTTTTGTCACCATGTACCACAAGGGGTTCCGGCAAAcggacaaggtcaaggtgaTCCATCGATATTTGCAGCGGGAGGTAGGTGAGTTGTTGGTGTGGTATATGTGGTTGGTTTTGCCGTTTTGGCAGAAGGTGCAGCGgcggatgaagatgaagaacaGACGAAGCGCGTTTTTGTGGGCAGACGAGGTGGTAAGTAAGGAAGGGCAAAAGGAGAGCAAGGTATGGCATGTCAAGGTAAGAAAAGGAGGATTAGAGCAAGTTGAACGGCAAAAGgcgaaggaagaagaagcggcaTTTATGGATTGGTTTCGCGAGCCCAAGTGGACGAGCGACAGGGTCAGGAGGGTATTGCAGCGATACAGCACGCAGTTTTCCGGTCAGGAGATCAACATCAGCGCGTGGAGACAGATGGCGACAGGGATCAGCAACCGGTATTTAAACAAGATGTTCAAAGGGGGCCACGAGGATagtggcggtggtggtgaatTGGGCGAGGACGACGAGGGCGACAGGTGGGGCGGCGATTTGGTCAACAGCATACAAGATTTGCAAGCCGGTCACGGTTCACACATTGCCGGGTTGATTTACGCCCGGTTGTTCGGTCAGGGCGAGTTCGGCACGATGCGCAGCCGTGACGAGTTCCGCAAGGCCAGCATGCAGTGGCACCGATTTTTCGGGTTCGGGGCGGAGGATCGAGTGGAGCAGTTGGGCGGGAAGCGAATCCG ATTTGAAAGGGCAGTTGGGGCAGATGATGGGTCCGTCGGCGACGTTCAGAGGGTTACAGGAGTCGGTGATCCGGGCCGTGGCGCGAGGGGAGTGGCCGATCGTACAGGTGACACCGACGGGTGGAGGGAAGAGTTTGACGTTCATGTTGCCGGCATATTGCACGCCGGACGGGGTGACGGTGGTGATCACGCCGTTGGTAGCGTTAGAAGATGA